From a single Lentisphaera profundi genomic region:
- a CDS encoding DUF4212 domain-containing protein, translating into MSESKNNAAAHYKGSLKIVGSILIIWAFISFGCAIIFRTWMDANMPKIGNAPFGFWMAQQGAIIGFVILLLVYTYLMNKLDHKYGYGEED; encoded by the coding sequence ATGAGTGAGAGTAAAAATAATGCTGCAGCGCATTATAAGGGAAGCCTAAAAATAGTAGGCTCAATATTGATAATATGGGCATTTATCAGCTTTGGTTGTGCTATTATATTCCGAACTTGGATGGATGCAAATATGCCAAAAATAGGCAATGCGCCTTTTGGCTTTTGGATGGCTCAGCAAGGTGCTATTATTGGCTTCGTAATCCTATTACTTGTCTACACATATTTAATGAATAAACTAGATCATAAATATGGCTATGGAGAAGAAGACTAA
- a CDS encoding sodium:solute symporter family protein: MSQDIWNFIFIGITFTIYIGIALWAKAGSTKEYYTAGGDVSAFANGMATAADWMSAATFISMAGIVAASGYDASRFLMGWTGGFVLLTTLMVPYLRKFGKATVPDFIGDRFYSKTARVVAVICALFICMTYIMGQMRGVGIVFSRLFSIEISTGVIIGGSIVFFYAGLGGMKGITYTQVAQYCVMVFAYTIPVVFISLALTGNVIPQMGLIGDFTKGGGEAVPLLQKMNDLSVELGVTKYTDGSLSTIDMFCITAALMAGTAGLPHVIVRFFTVKSVKAVRKSACWTLSFIAIIYLTAPALGLFARTNLVDEINNKTYQEAPSWFKNWENQSMIAWVDKNNDGIIQYGQGTAFVGKPIMDGEKRGEQGQRLVSNEISDDVNEVYYDRDIIVLANPEMAGLPPWLIALVMAGCVAAALSTAAGLLLVLSTSISHDLMKKIIKPDMSDKQEMAYARIASFVALVIASYFGINPPSSFVAKTVAFAFGLAASSFFPTLLMGIFSKRINREGAIVGMISGISFTFAYIFYFQFIADHKDYLFGISPEGIGFVGMIINFIVTFVISYFTPPPPQEVQDMIESIRIPSGAGKASH; the protein is encoded by the coding sequence ATGTCACAAGATATTTGGAACTTTATTTTTATTGGCATCACCTTCACTATTTATATCGGCATTGCACTTTGGGCTAAAGCTGGTTCAACAAAAGAATACTACACTGCTGGCGGAGACGTTTCTGCTTTTGCGAATGGCATGGCGACTGCTGCCGACTGGATGTCTGCAGCAACTTTTATTTCAATGGCGGGAATTGTAGCTGCATCTGGATATGATGCCTCACGCTTTCTCATGGGTTGGACTGGTGGCTTTGTGCTACTCACAACACTCATGGTCCCCTACCTAAGAAAATTTGGTAAAGCGACTGTTCCTGATTTCATTGGAGATAGATTCTATTCTAAAACTGCACGTGTGGTTGCCGTTATCTGTGCTCTTTTCATCTGCATGACCTATATCATGGGTCAAATGCGGGGTGTTGGCATCGTATTTTCACGTTTGTTTAGTATTGAAATATCTACTGGCGTCATCATCGGTGGCAGTATTGTTTTCTTCTATGCTGGACTAGGCGGCATGAAAGGTATTACATATACTCAAGTGGCACAGTACTGCGTAATGGTTTTCGCCTACACGATCCCTGTAGTTTTCATATCTCTCGCCTTAACTGGTAATGTAATTCCTCAAATGGGATTAATAGGCGACTTTACTAAAGGTGGTGGCGAAGCTGTCCCTTTACTACAAAAGATGAATGATCTCTCAGTGGAACTTGGCGTCACTAAATATACTGATGGTTCCCTAAGTACAATTGATATGTTTTGTATTACCGCTGCTCTTATGGCTGGTACCGCAGGTCTTCCACATGTTATCGTACGTTTCTTTACTGTAAAAAGTGTTAAAGCAGTCAGAAAATCTGCTTGCTGGACTTTATCATTTATTGCCATCATTTACCTCACCGCACCTGCGCTAGGTCTCTTTGCCCGCACCAACCTTGTTGATGAAATCAATAACAAAACTTATCAAGAAGCGCCAAGCTGGTTCAAAAACTGGGAAAACCAAAGCATGATTGCTTGGGTCGATAAAAACAATGATGGAATCATTCAATATGGTCAAGGCACTGCTTTTGTAGGCAAACCTATCATGGATGGCGAGAAACGTGGTGAGCAGGGCCAAAGACTGGTATCTAATGAAATATCCGATGATGTTAATGAAGTTTATTACGATAGAGATATTATTGTTTTAGCTAATCCTGAAATGGCGGGCTTACCCCCATGGTTAATTGCCCTAGTTATGGCAGGCTGTGTAGCTGCTGCGCTCTCTACTGCTGCAGGCCTTCTTTTAGTTCTCTCCACATCTATTTCTCACGATTTAATGAAGAAAATTATTAAGCCCGATATGTCTGACAAGCAAGAAATGGCCTATGCCAGGATAGCTTCCTTTGTGGCGCTCGTCATTGCCTCTTACTTTGGGATCAATCCTCCTTCGAGTTTTGTGGCTAAAACCGTCGCCTTTGCTTTTGGTTTAGCTGCCTCATCCTTTTTTCCCACTTTGCTTATGGGGATATTTTCAAAACGGATAAATCGCGAAGGAGCTATCGTCGGAATGATAAGTGGCATAAGTTTCACTTTCGCCTACATCTTTTACTTCCAATTCATCGCTGATCACAAAGACTACCTTTTTGGTATATCTCCCGAGGGCATTGGTTTTGTCGGCATGATTATCAATTTCATTGTCACTTTTGTCATCAGTTACTTCACTCCACCTCCTCCCCAAGAAGTACAGGACATGATTGAAAGTATCCGAATTCCAAGCGGCGCAGGCAAAGCCAGCCACTAA
- a CDS encoding serine/threonine protein kinase, whose protein sequence is MDPQDTLNIYENMHAGLGDLLQNEEQTSPQINPESYLDFSSTDCRYQNPENLSSGGMKHIYKVHDQLCDRLVAMAILKNIRSQQDLEQFTRESTITARLEHPNIMPIYDIGHDDKGEPFFTMPLLTGENLADFIRRESQQKTDAPAIALKNKVNIFLKICDAISYAHSRDVIHLDLKPENIQTGSFGELLVCDWGLAYHLDSKQELKKNRVLCGTPGFIAPELKVSKVFDPSPRCDVYSLGVLLKCLISSRGPLDPDFQNDPEHAPNGLLSIISKSMREDPELRYQSVHLLKEDLEDWMNGFAPSSQAASQGTVFLLFCKRNLRTVLSCAVFAIILSMTLHYKNKNSILSNKLNHSLPNTEDFKKNHDLA, encoded by the coding sequence ATGGATCCCCAAGACACTCTTAATATATATGAAAATATGCATGCTGGGCTTGGAGATCTCTTACAAAATGAGGAACAGACTAGTCCTCAAATAAATCCGGAGTCATATTTAGATTTTTCTTCTACTGATTGTCGTTACCAAAATCCCGAAAATTTAAGTAGCGGGGGCATGAAACACATCTATAAAGTTCATGATCAACTTTGCGATAGATTAGTCGCCATGGCCATCCTTAAAAATATCCGTAGCCAACAAGACTTAGAGCAATTTACCCGCGAATCGACCATTACCGCAAGGCTAGAACATCCTAATATTATGCCTATATATGATATCGGCCATGACGATAAGGGTGAACCCTTTTTCACGATGCCTCTATTAACAGGGGAAAACTTAGCCGATTTCATCAGAAGAGAAAGCCAACAAAAAACTGACGCTCCAGCCATCGCACTGAAGAACAAAGTAAACATTTTTCTTAAAATTTGTGATGCTATATCTTATGCTCATAGTCGAGACGTCATACATCTAGACTTAAAACCCGAAAATATTCAAACCGGCTCCTTTGGTGAACTTCTCGTTTGTGACTGGGGTTTAGCTTACCACCTAGATTCAAAACAAGAACTTAAAAAAAATCGCGTACTATGTGGAACCCCTGGCTTTATTGCGCCAGAACTTAAGGTCTCTAAGGTATTTGATCCTAGCCCTCGCTGTGATGTTTATTCTCTAGGCGTTTTATTAAAATGCCTGATTAGCTCTCGGGGGCCCTTAGATCCCGATTTCCAAAACGACCCTGAGCATGCCCCTAATGGATTATTATCTATCATCAGTAAATCCATGAGAGAAGACCCTGAACTTCGCTATCAATCAGTTCATTTGTTAAAAGAAGATCTCGAAGATTGGATGAATGGCTTTGCGCCTTCCTCTCAGGCCGCTAGCCAAGGAACTGTGTTTTTATTATTCTGTAAGCGAAACCTCAGAACCGTTCTCTCTTGTGCAGTTTTTGCCATTATCCTTTCCATGACGCTTCATTATAAAAACAAAAATTCAATACTAAGTAATAAACTCAATCATTCTTTGCCTAATACTGAGGACTTCAAAAAAAATCACGATCTCGCCTGA